A DNA window from Ranitomeya imitator isolate aRanImi1 chromosome 2, aRanImi1.pri, whole genome shotgun sequence contains the following coding sequences:
- the LOC138667799 gene encoding proline-rich protein 2-like, whose amino-acid sequence MKYLIFLALVAHALAGPAGKPDIRPGGPGGPGGPGGPGGPKGPGGPLGPKPSGPPPTGSDQQFDHDHHNVTGLPPHDNSSRPPHPEGFNGQPRYRRQVPDAFHSAPPKTGNPPQSNGSKPAGGPPPSGKPPAEPISQAKPEQGPKPRPKRHLKGHENRPTGAPHGDHTHSAHTHESGASRPTHAANHGGGKPGGHKG is encoded by the exons ATGAAGTACCTCATTTTCCTAGCCCTGGTGGCTCATGCACTCGCTGGTCCAGCTGGCAAACCTG ACATTCGCCCTGGAGGTCCTGGAGGCCCTGGAGGCCCTGGAGGTCCTGGAGGTCCTAAAGGTCCTGGGGGTCCACTTGGTCCtaaaccttcaggtccaccacccacTGGTAGTGACCAACAATTTGACCATGACCATCACAATGTAACAGGACTTCCCCCACATGATAACTCTTCCAGACCACCTCATCCAGAAGGTTTCAATGGTCAGCCAAGGTACCGTAGACAAGTTCCAGATGCATTTCATTCAGCACCACCCAAGACTGGCAATCCTCCACAAAGCAATGGTTCTAAACCTGCAGGAGGTCCACCACCCTCCGGCAAGCCACCAGCTGAACCTATATCACAAGCCAAACCTGAACAG GGTCCTAAACCTAGACCCAAAAGACATCTGAAAGGTCATGAGAATCGCCCTACTGGAGCTCCACATGGAGATCATACACACTCAGCTCACACACATGAAAGTGGGGCAAGCAGACCAACCCACGCAGCTAACCATGGTGGAGGCAAGCCGGGAGGACACAAAGGCTAA